One window from the genome of Treponema sp. OMZ 838 encodes:
- the rpmE gene encoding 50S ribosomal protein L31, producing the protein MKKDIHPNYVETTITCACGNVIQTRSTEKDIKVEICSACHPFFTGKQKLVDTAGRIDRFKKRYSIKD; encoded by the coding sequence ATGAAAAAAGATATTCATCCTAACTACGTAGAAACAACGATTACGTGCGCATGTGGAAATGTTATTCAGACCCGGTCTACTGAAAAAGATATTAAAGTTGAAATTTGCTCTGCGTGCCATCCTTTCTTTACCGGCAAACAGAAGTTGGTAGACACTGCCGGACGTATCGACCGCTTTAAGAAGCGCTATAGCATTAAAGACTAA
- a CDS encoding CinA family protein: MFLQIHHIFDELKRRNLFLATAESLTGGLIAKYITDIPGASAVFWGGWVTYSVEAKQHILNVPAEVLEGFGVVSIETAAAMARGALTIASDSSGRHGYALAVTGLAGPAGGTPQLPVGTVCIACAGNEHTSSVYSEKYLFSGTRDAIREQTYTAAMQMLLQQLNGIHHNQSSYDNPLDKIKNKKVE; encoded by the coding sequence ATGTTTTTGCAGATTCATCATATATTTGACGAACTAAAACGTAGAAATCTTTTTCTTGCAACGGCCGAATCATTAACAGGCGGCTTGATCGCAAAATACATTACGGATATACCGGGAGCTTCCGCTGTTTTCTGGGGCGGATGGGTTACCTATTCGGTAGAGGCAAAACAGCATATATTAAATGTTCCCGCTGAAGTTTTGGAAGGCTTTGGCGTAGTGAGCATTGAAACTGCTGCCGCGATGGCTCGGGGGGCATTAACCATCGCTTCGGATTCTTCAGGCAGACATGGATATGCCCTTGCAGTAACGGGACTTGCAGGGCCGGCCGGAGGAACCCCACAGCTGCCTGTCGGTACGGTATGCATTGCCTGTGCGGGGAATGAACATACTTCTTCCGTATATTCTGAAAAGTATCTGTTTAGCGGTACGCGCGATGCTATCCGTGAACAGACGTATACTGCTGCAATGCAAATGTTGTTACAGCAGCTGAATGGGATACATCACAATCAATCGAGTTATGATAATCCCCTTGACAAGATAAAAAATAAAAAGGTAGAATAA
- the lnt gene encoding apolipoprotein N-acyltransferase, which produces MQRSRSLAYWGVNAALLVSSSALFAFSQPGFLISTGLPFLAYIIFIPLFILVRRISLPSSFLWGGIYGVLNYCIFSYWLWGFHPLAMYIVALEYFFYYMLTVPLLKLADICFPRYGFIVQWLIWIGYEYVKTLGFLGFSYGLVGYSQWQFIPLIQIASVFGVWGVSALVCFPSAWIAAGIKPYCTESLRNWLRGFRVFAYQERIPALIWCLCVIAALIYGVSIQQDYKDLPTARIALIQPNSDPWVGGVESYKRDFKTLKKLSDQAITDNPDLALVVWPETAFIPRIDWHYRYREDRNTFELVHELLAYLDTRPVPFLIGNDDAVKTVTDAGVEDRFDYNAALLFRPQENVLPPQPDRYQKMHLVPFTEHFPYKKTFPAIYEALVANDTHFWEKGTDPTVFSVNGLDFSVPICFEDTFGYITRRFARHGAKLFVNMSNDAWAKSVACQYQHLSMSVFRAVETRLPMVRATASGQTAAIDPHGHITAMMQPFIEGYLCVDVPAFTTNSNTWYVLWGDILGLAAAIAAVCLLIIGSVRTILNSRKTA; this is translated from the coding sequence ATGCAAAGAAGTAGAAGTCTTGCCTATTGGGGGGTTAATGCAGCCCTGCTTGTAAGTTCTTCTGCGCTTTTTGCTTTTTCGCAGCCCGGTTTTTTGATCTCAACAGGGTTGCCATTCCTCGCCTATATTATTTTTATACCTCTTTTTATTTTAGTTCGTAGAATTTCGCTCCCTTCTTCTTTTTTGTGGGGCGGAATTTACGGCGTTCTTAATTATTGTATTTTTAGTTATTGGCTGTGGGGATTTCACCCTCTTGCAATGTATATTGTTGCACTGGAATACTTTTTTTACTATATGTTAACGGTGCCCCTGCTTAAATTAGCCGATATCTGTTTTCCTCGATACGGTTTTATCGTACAATGGCTGATTTGGATTGGATACGAGTATGTTAAGACACTTGGATTCCTCGGTTTCTCGTATGGTTTGGTAGGCTATTCGCAGTGGCAGTTTATACCGCTCATTCAGATTGCATCGGTTTTTGGTGTGTGGGGCGTTTCCGCATTGGTTTGTTTTCCTTCCGCATGGATTGCTGCCGGTATAAAACCGTATTGTACAGAGTCGTTGCGGAATTGGCTGCGCGGTTTCCGTGTATTTGCCTATCAAGAACGTATTCCTGCTTTGATTTGGTGCCTCTGTGTTATTGCCGCATTGATTTACGGTGTGTCTATTCAACAAGATTATAAAGATTTACCGACTGCCCGTATTGCCCTTATTCAGCCAAACTCGGATCCGTGGGTAGGAGGAGTCGAATCATACAAAAGAGATTTTAAAACGCTGAAAAAGCTGTCGGATCAAGCGATTACCGATAATCCGGATCTTGCACTGGTCGTATGGCCGGAAACTGCTTTTATTCCCCGTATCGATTGGCACTATCGGTATCGCGAGGATCGAAATACCTTTGAACTTGTACATGAGCTTTTAGCCTATCTTGATACGCGTCCGGTGCCGTTTTTAATTGGAAACGATGACGCTGTAAAGACGGTAACCGATGCAGGGGTAGAAGATCGATTTGACTATAATGCTGCTCTGCTGTTTCGCCCTCAAGAGAACGTGTTGCCTCCACAGCCCGATCGATATCAAAAGATGCATTTGGTGCCCTTTACCGAGCATTTCCCATATAAAAAAACTTTTCCCGCTATTTATGAGGCATTGGTTGCAAACGATACCCATTTTTGGGAAAAAGGAACCGATCCAACGGTTTTTTCGGTGAACGGATTGGACTTTTCTGTGCCGATTTGCTTCGAAGATACGTTCGGCTATATTACGAGACGTTTTGCGCGTCATGGAGCAAAGTTATTTGTCAATATGTCGAATGATGCATGGGCGAAGAGTGTTGCCTGCCAATATCAGCATTTAAGTATGAGTGTATTTCGGGCTGTAGAAACTCGTCTGCCGATGGTGAGGGCAACAGCATCAGGGCAAACGGCGGCAATTGACCCGCACGGACATATTACTGCGATGATGCAGCCGTTTATTGAAGGATATCTGTGTGTTGATGTTCCCGCGTTTACAACAAACTCGAATACATGGTATGTGCTTTGGGGAGATATTTTGGGGCTTGCAGCAGCAATAGCCGCTGTTTGCCTCTTGATTATCGGTTCAGTACGGACTATACTCAATTCTAGGAAAACTGCATGA
- the rpsT gene encoding 30S ribosomal protein S20, with amino-acid sequence MANNASAIKRHKQSEVRRIHNKSVKSAARTCAKKYTLAVVEKNAESAMTLLKELAHQLDSAARKGIITKNAAARKKSRMQKLYNVTFSQK; translated from the coding sequence ATGGCAAATAATGCATCTGCTATAAAACGTCATAAACAGAGTGAAGTACGCCGTATCCATAATAAATCGGTGAAGTCGGCAGCACGTACATGTGCTAAAAAATATACACTTGCTGTTGTTGAAAAAAATGCCGAATCTGCTATGACGTTATTAAAAGAACTTGCGCATCAGCTTGATAGCGCTGCTCGGAAGGGAATTATTACAAAAAATGCTGCTGCACGAAAAAAGTCTCGTATGCAAAAGTTGTATAATGTAACTTTTTCACAAAAATAG
- a CDS encoding hemolysin III family protein, with protein MAQVITKRYTTGEEIVNAITHGIGTLLSIAGLVLLIIRAVRYAPDEYRARCIVGFTIFGASLIILYLFSTLYHALPLGAKKVFGIFDHCSIYILIAGTYTAYCLTALRGAVGWSIFGVIWGLAVVGIVLYAIFGSRVRVLSVVTYIPMGWLIIFAARPLKEQLPLLSFRFLILGGVLYTIGCVFYAMKKIKWMHGVWHLFVLSGSIMHFFSIYYSI; from the coding sequence ATGGCACAAGTAATTACGAAGCGGTATACAACAGGAGAGGAAATTGTCAATGCTATAACCCATGGTATTGGGACTTTGCTTTCGATTGCAGGGTTGGTGCTTCTTATTATTCGTGCCGTTCGTTATGCGCCTGACGAATATAGAGCGCGGTGTATTGTTGGGTTTACGATATTCGGTGCATCGTTAATCATTTTATATTTGTTTTCAACGCTCTATCATGCTTTACCGCTGGGTGCAAAAAAAGTATTCGGCATATTCGATCACTGTTCAATTTATATTCTTATCGCTGGAACCTATACGGCCTATTGTCTTACAGCATTGCGGGGAGCAGTCGGTTGGTCTATCTTCGGTGTTATTTGGGGTTTAGCGGTAGTCGGTATTGTGCTCTATGCTATATTCGGAAGCAGGGTGCGCGTATTATCGGTTGTTACCTATATCCCCATGGGGTGGCTGATTATATTTGCCGCAAGGCCGTTGAAAGAACAGCTCCCTTTGTTAAGCTTCCGTTTTTTAATTTTAGGCGGTGTGCTCTATACCATCGGTTGCGTTTTTTATGCAATGAAAAAAATAAAATGGATGCACGGTGTGTGGCACCTCTTTGTACTCTCCGGAAGTATCATGCACTTCTTTTCTATCTATTACAGCATATAG
- a CDS encoding N-acetylmuramoyl-L-alanine amidase, with amino-acid sequence MTVKRHNSTLFIAGIFLFLLGIVPAFAAEKTVSALDAAKSLGADLSWNPLSQEITFTVGDHTAQCRVGMPLVFFDYHETIITQAPLMGTNAQPQLSAALFTQLEDFFKQFDTGSFFRVGAILIDPGHGGKDPGTIGSYVENGKTIPVYEKNIALTVSLSLYDMLCKTYPDKKILLTRSDDTYPSLEERVEMANKVSLKKNEAILYISIHANASPFNKAPYGFEIWYLPTDYRRDVIDKNATSKEIAHILNIMLEEEFSTESILIAKNISDGLEAQIGKESKNRGLKEKEWFVVRNAKMPSVLIELGFVTNPEEAKRLNTPSYLQRCAQGIYNGLTAFISRFEGQ; translated from the coding sequence ATGACTGTGAAAAGGCATAACAGCACTCTTTTTATTGCCGGTATTTTCCTCTTTTTATTGGGTATTGTCCCCGCTTTCGCTGCGGAGAAAACCGTTTCCGCACTTGACGCGGCAAAGTCACTTGGCGCCGACCTGTCATGGAATCCGCTGTCACAGGAAATTACGTTTACGGTCGGAGACCATACGGCACAGTGCCGGGTTGGTATGCCGCTTGTGTTTTTTGACTACCATGAAACGATAATCACTCAAGCTCCTCTGATGGGAACAAATGCTCAGCCTCAGCTTTCCGCAGCGCTTTTTACGCAGCTGGAAGATTTTTTTAAGCAGTTTGATACCGGTTCGTTTTTCCGTGTCGGTGCAATTCTTATCGATCCCGGTCATGGAGGAAAAGATCCCGGTACCATCGGTTCTTACGTTGAAAACGGTAAAACTATCCCTGTCTACGAGAAAAATATTGCGTTAACCGTTTCGCTTTCTCTCTATGATATGTTATGCAAAACCTATCCCGATAAAAAAATCTTGCTGACTCGTTCCGATGATACATATCCCAGTTTGGAGGAGCGGGTCGAAATGGCGAATAAAGTTTCCCTCAAGAAGAATGAAGCCATCCTCTATATTTCGATACATGCAAATGCATCTCCGTTTAACAAGGCTCCTTATGGTTTTGAGATCTGGTATTTGCCTACCGATTATCGGCGCGATGTAATCGATAAAAATGCAACATCAAAAGAGATTGCTCATATTTTAAATATAATGCTTGAAGAAGAATTTTCTACCGAAAGTATTTTGATCGCCAAGAATATTTCCGACGGACTGGAGGCTCAAATCGGTAAAGAGAGTAAAAACCGCGGTTTAAAAGAAAAGGAATGGTTTGTCGTGCGGAATGCAAAGATGCCGAGCGTACTCATCGAGCTGGGCTTTGTGACCAATCCCGAAGAAGCAAAACGCCTCAACACTCCTTCCTACTTGCAAAGATGCGCACAAGGAATATATAATGGCCTCACTGCATTTATCTCTCGCTTCGAGGGGCAATAG
- a CDS encoding (p)ppGpp synthetase, which yields MSFNTVWIPDKNQLKKHYNEYHPHFTVLLKRLEDHLRSIVKVSALPAYKTRVKSFDSYYEKLLKFPPTDPGIRFPLVTDLIGIRIVCPFLQNLSEVENILVKNFTVREVERKGAGRTFCEFGYESTHVLADIPESFKVGLLLPENLIFEVQIRTILQDAWAEVEHELIYKFEFSPFDFPLKRKFASINASLSLADILFQEIRDAQNSLNTELDRRREQFYLRADEFTNGLLGDHSEAEEKSDMNSANTSALETIDSMIFHAIKAHNCGDFPTAEALYTKILNQKPNTLVASIVYKHRGMAFFAQGAYDSAYKDFCASLDENPQNFRSYYYAGIVLMMMDKNSEAITMFTKSLEINGYQAHVYFRRSLAYFQENQLILALHDLDNAASLGLPVEEEKKLRAAIAKKIDMV from the coding sequence ATGTCATTTAATACCGTGTGGATACCCGATAAAAATCAATTAAAAAAACACTACAATGAGTACCACCCCCATTTTACCGTCTTATTAAAACGGCTTGAGGATCATTTAAGATCAATCGTTAAAGTATCTGCATTACCTGCCTATAAAACAAGGGTCAAGAGCTTTGACAGTTATTATGAAAAATTATTAAAATTCCCGCCTACTGATCCGGGAATCCGGTTTCCGCTTGTAACCGATTTAATCGGTATTCGAATTGTATGTCCTTTTTTACAGAATCTCAGCGAAGTGGAAAATATTCTCGTAAAGAATTTTACTGTTCGAGAGGTGGAACGGAAGGGAGCTGGCCGTACTTTTTGTGAATTCGGCTATGAGTCTACTCATGTTTTAGCGGATATCCCCGAAAGCTTTAAAGTGGGACTACTACTGCCGGAAAATTTAATTTTTGAAGTCCAGATTAGAACAATTTTACAAGATGCATGGGCAGAAGTTGAACATGAGCTTATTTATAAATTTGAATTTTCCCCCTTTGATTTTCCTCTTAAGCGGAAGTTTGCTTCTATTAATGCAAGTCTCAGCCTCGCAGATATACTCTTTCAAGAAATTCGAGATGCTCAAAACAGCTTGAATACGGAACTGGATAGGCGACGTGAACAGTTTTATCTGCGTGCCGATGAATTTACAAATGGATTGCTCGGTGATCATTCGGAAGCCGAAGAAAAATCCGATATGAACTCCGCGAATACTTCCGCTTTGGAAACAATTGATAGTATGATTTTTCATGCTATCAAAGCACATAACTGCGGAGATTTTCCAACGGCGGAAGCATTATATACGAAAATCTTAAATCAAAAACCGAATACATTGGTAGCATCCATTGTCTATAAGCATCGCGGTATGGCTTTTTTTGCTCAAGGTGCATATGACAGTGCATATAAGGATTTTTGTGCCAGTCTGGATGAAAATCCTCAGAATTTCCGCTCATATTATTATGCAGGTATCGTATTGATGATGATGGATAAAAATTCAGAGGCAATAACGATGTTTACAAAATCTCTTGAAATAAACGGATATCAAGCGCATGTATATTTTAGGCGTTCACTGGCTTATTTTCAAGAAAATCAACTTATCTTGGCCTTGCATGATCTTGATAATGCTGCCTCACTTGGGCTCCCTGTAGAAGAAGAAAAGAAATTACGAGCAGCTATTGCAAAAAAGATTGATATGGTTTAA
- a CDS encoding GerMN domain-containing protein, which yields MSFFTKPRMVCWLLLSVIAGVLFLSYMTSPKQTRTLLYFPQNDGGTGIEERYLPPLSEPEFAVSLVNELLLGPADHRFLRFADPELLPRSCFVRDKALYVDFPAQVLTPNVKTPDFYTVYTLFRKNIAVNCKNITTVYFYIDGMPIYVKNSHISTDNKKS from the coding sequence ATGAGTTTTTTTACAAAACCGAGGATGGTATGCTGGCTGCTGCTCAGTGTAATCGCCGGAGTGTTGTTTTTATCGTATATGACAAGTCCTAAACAAACGCGTACTTTGTTGTATTTTCCGCAAAATGATGGCGGTACCGGTATTGAAGAACGGTATTTACCGCCGTTGTCAGAGCCGGAGTTTGCAGTGTCTCTCGTAAATGAGTTGCTGCTCGGTCCTGCCGATCACCGTTTTTTACGTTTTGCCGATCCCGAACTACTACCCCGCAGCTGTTTTGTGCGTGATAAGGCATTATATGTTGATTTTCCTGCTCAAGTCTTAACGCCGAATGTTAAAACGCCCGACTTTTATACCGTTTATACTTTGTTCCGGAAAAACATTGCGGTAAACTGTAAAAATATCACTACCGTTTATTTTTATATCGATGGTATGCCGATCTATGTAAAAAATTCCCATATTTCAACCGATAATAAAAAGAGTTGA
- a CDS encoding ATP-grasp domain-containing protein: MTKKRVFMLGAGFMQGVAIRAARALGCTVVAADGNPSAVCAAEADEFVCIDLKDTARLIDYARYLQQNGGLDAVFTAATDFSAAVAAIAAACGLRGHTLEAALNATDKVRMRECFRKAGVPSPAFIELTAADLAAPVGAVENSRCSDADTAVADALKRRLGELAGRFPLVVKPVDNMGARGCSLVQELSGLREAAETASRYSRSGRVIVEEYIEGSEFSIEGLVFDGRLYITALADRHIFFPPYFIEMGHTIPSECPQEIADEVISVFERGVHALGLTDGAVKGDILVRNGKAFVGEIAARLSGGYMSGWTVPYSCGLDITAAALTLALGGSPRLHTCGKDSFVIPLKQNCQFVSAERAWISIPGQVAAVSGLEAARAAPFVKDVFPRAGAGDTVVFPQNNVEKCGNVLSAAPSRREAVLASEAACRKIVLRLKPHVAETDAFLAELRFPAEQQTFPPNFLQFTEPLAGAESAAKVAAEVLTAAPTADCKGQRSGGFSAASSAFFDRLLADAVYEEKGGFVLPYFLAAALGTARDLQGRPLRELLRQALEEEPGLASLLGVSGSPERSAVSAVSPAESDVPSSVDVQRKNEYWKALIRGGLQGLLYRYDCEKA, translated from the coding sequence ATGACTAAAAAACGGGTGTTTATGCTCGGCGCAGGTTTTATGCAGGGTGTTGCGATACGTGCAGCCCGCGCACTCGGCTGCACCGTTGTTGCAGCCGACGGAAATCCGTCCGCGGTATGTGCAGCGGAAGCCGACGAGTTCGTATGCATCGATTTAAAAGATACCGCGCGCCTTATCGACTATGCGCGGTATTTACAGCAGAACGGCGGACTCGATGCGGTATTTACCGCCGCGACGGATTTCTCCGCCGCAGTTGCCGCGATTGCTGCTGCCTGCGGCTTGCGCGGGCACACGCTCGAAGCAGCGCTCAATGCGACGGATAAGGTACGGATGAGGGAATGTTTCCGCAAAGCCGGCGTACCGTCTCCCGCTTTTATCGAACTGACCGCCGCCGACCTTGCAGCTCCGGTTGGTGCTGTGGAGAATTCCCGATGCAGTGATGCGGATACAGCCGTGGCTGATGCACTTAAACGGCGGCTCGGAGAGCTCGCAGGGCGTTTTCCGCTGGTAGTTAAGCCCGTCGATAACATGGGCGCCCGCGGTTGCTCGCTGGTTCAGGAGCTTTCCGGATTGCGGGAAGCTGCGGAAACCGCATCGCGGTATTCGCGCAGCGGGCGCGTCATCGTTGAAGAATACATAGAAGGAAGTGAATTTTCGATTGAAGGGCTGGTTTTCGACGGGCGGCTGTACATCACCGCGCTTGCCGACCGGCATATCTTTTTTCCCCCGTATTTTATCGAGATGGGGCATACGATCCCGTCGGAATGCCCGCAAGAAATTGCCGATGAGGTTATATCGGTGTTTGAGCGCGGTGTTCATGCGCTCGGCTTAACCGACGGAGCAGTGAAGGGCGATATTTTGGTGCGGAACGGTAAGGCCTTTGTCGGAGAGATCGCCGCCCGCCTTTCCGGCGGCTATATGTCGGGGTGGACGGTGCCGTACAGCTGCGGCTTGGATATTACGGCGGCAGCGTTGACCCTGGCACTCGGCGGCTCGCCTCGACTGCATACGTGCGGGAAGGATTCTTTTGTTATCCCGCTTAAGCAAAACTGTCAGTTTGTGTCTGCGGAACGAGCCTGGATTTCCATTCCCGGGCAGGTGGCGGCTGTCAGCGGCTTGGAAGCCGCGCGCGCAGCGCCCTTCGTCAAAGATGTGTTTCCCCGAGCGGGTGCGGGCGATACGGTGGTGTTCCCGCAGAACAATGTAGAAAAATGCGGCAATGTGCTGAGCGCTGCGCCGAGCCGCCGGGAAGCGGTGCTGGCAAGCGAGGCAGCCTGCCGTAAAATCGTACTACGGCTTAAACCCCATGTTGCGGAAACCGATGCTTTTTTGGCGGAGCTGCGCTTCCCGGCGGAACAGCAGACCTTTCCACCGAATTTTTTGCAATTTACGGAACCGCTTGCCGGCGCCGAGTCTGCGGCAAAGGTAGCTGCCGAGGTTCTTACCGCGGCTCCTACGGCGGATTGTAAGGGGCAACGCAGCGGAGGTTTTTCAGCAGCCTCAAGCGCTTTTTTTGACCGGTTACTCGCAGATGCCGTTTATGAAGAAAAAGGAGGCTTTGTACTGCCGTACTTTTTAGCGGCAGCGCTTGGTACCGCCCGCGATCTGCAAGGCAGGCCGCTGAGGGAATTGCTGCGTCAAGCGCTTGAGGAGGAACCGGGGTTGGCTTCCTTACTGGGCGTCTCCGGTTCGCCGGAAAGGAGCGCAGTGAGTGCTGTGTCTCCGGCGGAAAGCGATGTCCCCTCCTCGGTAGATGTGCAGCGAAAGAACGAATATTGGAAGGCGCTTATCCGCGGCGGACTGCAAGGATTACTCTATCGGTATGACTGTGAAAAGGCATAA
- a CDS encoding flagellar filament outer layer protein FlaA, with translation MKRTSILVAIALLFIGAFAVAEEAILVDFALLNADILADKNGAMTQNRRTVMDYATVAGSTYTDEQKALMRTSLAIGQWEVVLNSSSRNPTSVAVSHATEAKVSDEAKNFAGQTLMGVRIEFPLWAHNASATIEPTFDIPMYEPLAQVDDQGNLQEPTDEEKASGKGRFEDGYGVVRNTGVIKSIAVNTYGMNFPHGLYVLIRNEKNEVKRYFMGYLLFDGWKELVWNNPAYLTDVRSRETRIYPAYPTSLPYSTFVGFLVTRDAAHEGGAFVGYFKDVKLIYDKAVLNTVRDFADEDIWGIQTKLSNERMQREVARFGQTQVLRFLEQEKMATEAGFTPSEGSAAAGNTNN, from the coding sequence ATGAAAAGAACAAGCATACTTGTAGCAATTGCACTTCTCTTTATCGGTGCATTTGCGGTTGCTGAAGAAGCAATTTTGGTTGACTTTGCGTTATTGAACGCAGATATCCTTGCGGATAAGAACGGTGCTATGACTCAGAACCGCAGAACGGTTATGGATTATGCTACCGTCGCAGGTTCTACCTACACCGATGAGCAGAAGGCTCTGATGAGAACATCTTTGGCTATCGGTCAGTGGGAAGTAGTTTTGAACTCATCTTCCCGCAATCCGACTTCGGTTGCCGTTTCTCATGCTACTGAAGCAAAAGTCAGTGATGAAGCAAAAAACTTTGCAGGTCAAACCTTAATGGGTGTACGCATTGAGTTCCCGCTGTGGGCGCATAATGCAAGTGCAACAATTGAACCGACTTTTGATATACCGATGTATGAACCGCTTGCGCAGGTTGATGATCAAGGCAATCTTCAGGAGCCGACTGATGAAGAAAAAGCTTCAGGAAAAGGACGCTTTGAAGACGGATACGGTGTTGTTCGTAATACCGGCGTTATTAAGTCCATTGCAGTTAATACTTATGGTATGAACTTCCCGCATGGGCTTTATGTACTCATCCGTAATGAAAAGAACGAAGTAAAGCGTTATTTCATGGGATATTTGTTGTTTGACGGTTGGAAAGAGCTTGTGTGGAATAACCCTGCTTATTTGACCGATGTACGCAGCCGTGAAACTCGTATCTATCCTGCTTATCCTACATCACTTCCTTATAGCACCTTTGTAGGTTTCTTGGTTACCCGTGATGCAGCACATGAAGGTGGAGCATTTGTAGGTTACTTCAAAGATGTCAAGCTTATCTATGATAAGGCTGTGTTGAACACTGTACGCGATTTTGCTGATGAAGACATCTGGGGTATTCAGACAAAACTGAGCAATGAGCGTATGCAGCGTGAAGTTGCCCGTTTCGGTCAGACCCAAGTTCTCCGCTTCTTAGAGCAGGAGAAGATGGCAACCGAAGCAGGATTTACTCCTTCTGAAGGTTCTGCTGCAGCTGGAAATACAAATAACTAG
- a CDS encoding HU family DNA-binding protein has product MSKHKQVSKQTKTGIVDAIYKKTDHMLKDIHSISDLFFSEMFDALQRGETIEIRGFGTFSVQFRKGRKGMRNPKTGALVDTTDHSVVVFRPGKILSAAVRPLVGKQVSNAKK; this is encoded by the coding sequence ATGAGTAAACATAAACAGGTAAGTAAACAAACAAAAACAGGCATTGTCGATGCAATTTATAAAAAAACAGATCATATGTTGAAGGATATTCATTCTATCAGTGATTTGTTCTTTTCGGAAATGTTTGACGCTCTGCAGCGAGGTGAAACAATAGAAATTCGTGGTTTCGGTACATTCTCGGTACAATTCCGTAAGGGGCGAAAGGGAATGCGGAATCCCAAAACGGGAGCATTGGTTGACACTACAGATCACTCGGTAGTTGTATTTCGGCCGGGAAAGATATTGAGCGCAGCTGTGCGTCCGCTTGTAGGGAAGCAGGTTTCGAATGCAAAGAAGTAG
- a CDS encoding polymer-forming cytoskeletal protein: MKFTEDLHIQGTFSGAIDAQGFLLIEKGAVCKTQYIRAASIVIEGTVYGSLTAADKIEMKAGSIVHGDVHAARIKIADNVSFEGAVHMIRDNAGIDANLFSMHPEQLKQKLRG, encoded by the coding sequence TTGAAATTTACTGAAGATCTGCATATTCAAGGTACTTTTTCGGGCGCTATAGATGCGCAAGGTTTCTTATTGATAGAAAAAGGTGCAGTTTGTAAAACTCAGTATATTAGAGCTGCTTCGATTGTTATTGAAGGTACCGTGTACGGCTCTTTAACAGCTGCCGATAAGATAGAGATGAAGGCCGGTAGTATTGTGCATGGAGATGTCCATGCTGCCCGTATTAAGATTGCAGATAATGTATCCTTTGAGGGTGCCGTGCACATGATACGGGACAATGCGGGAATTGATGCCAATCTCTTTTCAATGCATCCCGAACAACTCAAGCAAAAGCTGCGCGGCTAA